One Lagopus muta isolate bLagMut1 chromosome 10, bLagMut1 primary, whole genome shotgun sequence DNA segment encodes these proteins:
- the CRABP1 gene encoding cellular retinoic acid-binding protein 1 yields MPNFAGTWKMRSSENFDELLKALGVNAMLRKVAVAAASKPHVEIRQDGDQFYIKTSTTVRTTEINFKIGESFEEETVDGRKCRSLATWENENKIYCKQTLIEGDGPKTYWTRELANDELILTFGADDVVCTRIYVRE; encoded by the exons aTGCCCAACTTCGCCGGCACCTGGAAGATGAGGAGCAGCGAGAATTTCGACGAGCTCCTTAAAGCGCTGG GTGTCAACGCTATGCTCAGGAAGGTGGCGGTGGCGGCCGCCTCCAAACCCCACGTGGAGATCCGCCAGGACGGGGACCAGTTCTACATCAAAACTTCCACCACTGTCCGCACCACGGAGATCAACTTCAAAATCGGGGAGAGCTTCGAGGAGGAGACGGTGGATGGCCGAAAATGCAGG AGTTTGGCCACTTGGGAGAATGAAAACAAGATCTATTGCAAACAAACTCTTATTGAGGGAGATGGTCCTAAAACATACTGGACTCGAGAATTAGCTAATGATGAGCTGATTTTG accTTTGGTGCTGATGATGTTGTGTGCACAAGAATTTATGTAAGAGAGTAA